In a genomic window of Schistocerca gregaria isolate iqSchGreg1 chromosome 5, iqSchGreg1.2, whole genome shotgun sequence:
- the LOC126272736 gene encoding uncharacterized protein LOC126272736 produces MVEGDDILMNSNIAQGRSCSEVEDSLADVQQTKVEKVVRCFDLKLVDRLEKAAKIIEHDEPQDVNVNVIATDQNYFSWKNIERDLLDEVCEQPVQCKITHPVIKVNISGVTVRCLLDSGSEASALSQTFFDTIPNKEKLTVMKVSGLKIIGATGKVSRPVQHEALIPIGINDVVIDHPCLIVLGLSVDMLIGTDFLSKYQGKINFDQNNLILTLPDSKVIRESFIGSHIGGSNETWELPIRVIKNKGYLQENLVFSENEESAKVEERHILKEIEEKEFKINSN; encoded by the exons atggttgaaggtgacgacattcttatgaacagcaatattgcgcagggacgcagttgctcagaggtagaggatagtttggctgatgtgcagcaaacaaaagtagaaaaagtcgtcagatgcttcgatttaaagttagtggacagattagagaaagcagctaagattatagagcatgatgagccccaggatgtaaatgtaaatgtaattgcaactgatcagaattactttagctggaagaacatagaacgagatttattagacgaggtgtgtgagcaacctgttcaatgtaaaataactcaccctgttatcaaagtaaacatatcaggagtcactgtgcgttgtctgcttgacagtggcagtgaagcaagtgctttatcacaaacattttttgacaccatacccaataaagagaagttaacagttatgaaagtaagtggcttaaagattataggtgctactggaaaagtctctagaccagttcaacacgaagctttgatacccattggtataaatgacgtagtaatagatcatccttgtttgattgtgctaggcttaagtgttgatatgttgattggtactgatttcttatcaaagtaccagggaaagatcaattttgatcagaacaacttaattttaactttacctgactctaaagtgataagagagtcttttataggaagtcatataggcggtagtaatgaaacttgggaactgcctattagagtaataaagaataaaggatacttgcaggaaaatttggttttcagtgagaatgaggaaagtgctaaggttgaagagagacacatcctaaaggaaatagaggaaaag gaatttaaaattaacagtaattaa